From the genome of Desulfobotulus pelophilus, one region includes:
- a CDS encoding ABC transporter substrate-binding protein codes for MKKICMVAVLALMAFAEMGSAGSQRILPMAPSLVEAVFALGAGERVAGIPEYTSWPPEALDLPSVGGYFNPNLERIAVLKPDLVILQGQHEKVDRYCRRHGIPLLHVAMEDRTSIREGLHILGHALGQDAEARMLTDAMEAELERLGRKFYRSKPPAVLLVVGRTPGTLSGIMTAGRDSFLTELTELAGGRNIFDDQSQRYPTVSKEAILVRQPDIILEFMPGDREREGNGLVHEWQAMASVPAVRKGRIRVLTDNRLLMPGPRIAEAAAILGETIAEMMPWED; via the coding sequence ATGAAAAAAATATGCATGGTTGCCGTGCTGGCTCTGATGGCTTTTGCCGAAATGGGTTCTGCCGGTAGTCAGAGAATTCTGCCCATGGCTCCCAGTCTTGTGGAAGCAGTGTTCGCTCTGGGTGCCGGAGAGCGTGTGGCAGGTATCCCTGAGTATACCTCATGGCCGCCTGAGGCACTGGATCTGCCCTCTGTGGGAGGCTATTTCAATCCCAATCTGGAGCGCATTGCCGTATTGAAGCCGGATCTGGTGATTCTGCAGGGACAGCATGAAAAAGTGGACAGATACTGCCGCAGGCATGGCATTCCCCTGCTTCATGTGGCCATGGAAGACAGGACTTCTATCCGGGAGGGGCTTCATATTCTGGGGCATGCTCTGGGACAGGATGCGGAAGCCCGGATGCTGACCGATGCCATGGAGGCGGAACTGGAAAGGCTGGGCAGAAAATTTTACAGAAGTAAGCCCCCTGCCGTGCTTCTGGTCGTGGGCAGAACACCGGGAACCCTTTCCGGTATCATGACGGCGGGCAGGGATTCCTTTCTTACGGAGCTGACGGAGCTGGCTGGCGGAAGGAATATATTTGATGATCAGTCCCAGCGTTATCCCACCGTTTCCAAGGAAGCGATTCTTGTCCGCCAGCCGGATATTATTCTTGAGTTCATGCCGGGAGACAGGGAACGGGAGGGAAACGGTCTGGTCCATGAGTGGCAGGCCATGGCATCCGTTCCTGCAGTACGTAAAGGCCGGATTCGGGTTCTTACGGATAACCGTCTTCTCATGCCCGGTCCCCGTATTGCCGAGGCCGCTGCCATTCTGGGTGAGACCATCGCAGAGATGATGCCATGGGAGGACTGA
- a CDS encoding ABC transporter ATP-binding protein, whose amino-acid sequence MGGLKATGLFFDRGGDFSLGPLDITVPQRGLCSVIGPNGGGKSTLLKLLAGVLRPARGTVLLEGRFLSDLSRRDTAARIGYLPQEVGALYDFSVEAMVAMGMFALDGGRRHRPSGCGPATCAMEKTRVIHLKNRSFSSLSGGEKQRVLLASVWSRDPAYLLLDEPTSGLDPHHGVTVFRMLQEATRHHCGALVVSHDINLAAAFSDSMIFMDQGRILAEGLPDEVLDSEAVREAYGGSMGVWPHPDGKKGRVLLPERGSLSA is encoded by the coding sequence ATGGGAGGACTGAAGGCAACGGGACTCTTTTTTGACCGTGGTGGTGATTTTTCTCTGGGACCCCTGGATATAACGGTCCCTCAGAGAGGGCTATGCTCCGTCATCGGGCCCAACGGCGGTGGGAAATCCACTCTGCTGAAACTGCTTGCCGGAGTGCTGCGTCCGGCAAGAGGTACGGTGCTGCTGGAAGGTCGTTTTCTAAGTGATCTGTCACGCAGGGATACGGCCGCCCGGATCGGCTATCTGCCCCAGGAGGTGGGTGCCCTTTATGATTTCTCTGTGGAGGCGATGGTAGCCATGGGAATGTTTGCTCTGGATGGAGGACGCAGACACAGACCCTCAGGGTGTGGGCCTGCTACCTGCGCCATGGAAAAAACCCGTGTCATCCATCTGAAAAACCGGTCTTTCTCCTCCCTATCCGGAGGAGAAAAGCAACGGGTGCTGCTGGCTTCCGTATGGAGTCGTGATCCGGCGTATCTGCTTCTGGATGAGCCCACAAGCGGGCTCGATCCCCATCATGGTGTGACGGTTTTCCGGATGCTGCAAGAGGCAACACGTCATCATTGTGGAGCTCTGGTGGTCAGCCATGATATCAATCTTGCCGCCGCTTTTTCCGACTCCATGATTTTTATGGATCAGGGCCGTATTCTGGCAGAGGGCCTGCCCGATGAAGTACTGGATTCCGAGGCAGTGAGAGAGGCCTATGGTGGATCCATGGGTGTCTGGCCCCATCCCGATGGGAAAAAAGGTCGGGTGCTGCTGCCGGAGCGGGGGAGCCTGTCTGCATGA
- a CDS encoding FecCD family ABC transporter permease translates to MKEPSRWHAWAYGGMALVALLILPFFGAESIPLHTLGSVFSSAEDMHAEILLHHRMPRVLLAFICGMGLAACGAALQVMLENPLAEPFVLGIAGCAAVGASMALSFPAWLIWWGPFSSVQLLSFAGSMVAVGFSLKMAARFGQASETVILAGVTINILCGALMLLIRYAVDPSRLVVMDRWLMGGLDVVGWENILALLPFFLAGSLLLFPLGAPLNLMAVDPELARAHGVAVGRVRFSVCLATGLLVGAAVAVSGPIGFVGLIVPQAVRSLSGPDMRRGLFFSALAGGSFLAFCDMLARTLVAPTEMPVGIVTAVIGGPVFLRMLWKRSP, encoded by the coding sequence ATGAAAGAGCCAAGCCGCTGGCATGCATGGGCCTACGGAGGTATGGCTCTGGTTGCCCTTTTGATCCTGCCCTTTTTCGGTGCGGAAAGTATTCCCCTTCATACCCTTGGAAGTGTTTTTTCTTCTGCAGAGGATATGCATGCGGAAATTCTTCTGCATCACCGTATGCCCCGGGTGCTGCTGGCCTTTATCTGCGGCATGGGCCTTGCCGCCTGCGGTGCGGCCCTGCAGGTCATGCTGGAAAACCCCCTGGCAGAGCCCTTTGTGCTGGGCATTGCCGGATGCGCTGCGGTGGGTGCCTCCATGGCCCTTTCCTTTCCCGCCTGGCTCATCTGGTGGGGCCCCTTTTCTTCGGTGCAGCTCCTGTCCTTTGCCGGCTCCATGGTTGCGGTGGGTTTTTCACTGAAAATGGCAGCCCGCTTCGGGCAGGCATCGGAAACGGTGATTCTTGCCGGTGTCACCATTAATATTCTCTGCGGTGCACTGATGCTTTTGATCCGCTATGCAGTGGATCCTTCCCGTCTGGTGGTCATGGATCGCTGGCTCATGGGAGGTCTTGATGTGGTAGGCTGGGAAAATATTCTTGCCCTGCTGCCCTTTTTTCTTGCGGGCTCCCTCCTTCTTTTTCCACTGGGTGCACCTCTGAATCTCATGGCCGTGGATCCAGAGCTGGCCCGGGCCCATGGAGTGGCCGTGGGCAGGGTCCGTTTTTCCGTTTGTCTGGCAACGGGCCTTCTGGTGGGGGCGGCGGTGGCCGTTTCCGGCCCCATTGGTTTTGTGGGCCTGATTGTACCTCAGGCTGTGCGGAGTCTGTCCGGCCCGGACATGCGCAGGGGACTCTTTTTTTCTGCTTTGGCAGGAGGATCCTTTCTGGCCTTTTGTGACATGCTGGCAAGAACCCTTGTGGCACCTACGGAAATGCCCGTGGGAATCGTAACCGCTGTGATCGGTGGTCCTGTTTTTTTGCGGATGCTCTGGAAGCGTTCCCCCTGA
- a CDS encoding DUF4465 domain-containing protein → MVRRQSWMKAVVLAFVVVFTPLYLWAQTFVPATFDDVDRAKFTNGYWNGSDGSGEIRSGTILFKNTYISAWDFWSGFALSTKKDTQTRGWLNQYSAITGEGIDGSSTYAVGYYSSFAGETELILDSPQRLSGLYVTNTTYAYWSMKEGDQFAKKFAEGDWFKLTITGRNANGDSTGKKDVYLADFRNGAASPPILDSWKWVDLSSLGEVKRLTFSMKSSDNSADGMNTPAYFALDNVGGPRIMEAEDSDSSCFIQTLGW, encoded by the coding sequence ATGGTACGAAGACAATCCTGGATGAAGGCTGTGGTTCTGGCTTTTGTGGTGGTGTTCACTCCCCTTTACCTCTGGGCCCAGACCTTTGTTCCGGCCACTTTTGACGATGTGGACCGGGCGAAATTTACGAATGGCTACTGGAACGGCAGTGATGGGAGTGGAGAAATCCGCTCCGGAACCATTCTGTTCAAGAATACCTACATTTCGGCCTGGGACTTTTGGAGTGGCTTTGCCCTTTCCACAAAAAAGGATACTCAGACAAGGGGGTGGCTCAACCAGTACAGTGCCATAACCGGAGAAGGCATTGATGGTTCCAGCACCTATGCTGTGGGGTATTATTCTTCTTTTGCCGGTGAAACGGAGCTGATTCTGGACTCACCCCAGCGTCTTTCCGGTCTGTATGTAACCAATACCACCTATGCTTACTGGTCCATGAAAGAGGGGGATCAGTTTGCTAAAAAATTTGCGGAAGGAGACTGGTTTAAACTGACCATAACAGGCCGTAATGCCAATGGAGATTCCACGGGTAAGAAAGATGTGTATCTGGCGGACTTTCGCAACGGTGCGGCCAGTCCCCCTATTCTTGATTCCTGGAAATGGGTGGATCTGTCTTCTCTGGGAGAAGTGAAGCGGCTGACCTTTTCCATGAAATCTAGTGATAATAGTGCTGATGGCATGAACACTCCCGCCTATTTTGCTCTGGATAATGTGGGCGGTCCCCGCATTATGGAAGCAGAAGATTCGGACAGCAGCTGTTTTATCCAGACTCTGGGCTGGTAA
- a CDS encoding TonB-dependent receptor, with protein sequence MKGCLLFVVSAALIFACPVFAEAPAALQLETLVVTAGREDKDAEKLARPVRVLEKEDFNRIPGAGLVEVLAREAGLVPREGVGKSGGLDIRGMGDTFSSNVLVLVDDVPMNARDLSGVDFSTIALEDVERIEIIRGSGAVHWGSGAVGGVIRIITKKPSELSATLSTETGSFGHRKNRIQTSGSSGKSAFRLYGGHRETNGYRENSAFDAKDAGLDLQYNQKGPFSFGLSGHVYADSYGLPGPVTQGRSRKSASTPYDGGETFEKRFTARAEGNFDAMGTLKLQRSLRYRDQKMDMTGRQVADSESGPPVDTGVTEKTARMDYHLPLERNGLHHSLHFGLDHLESHYVRTDPDANLARRYNGRIVEYGVFSAADLGLTESLRLSLGGRHHVMDADYRYDRMSPEGWRQHSLRSETWEKQAWDAGLVYEMRPWLHVYTSFATSFRGPNVDELAQASADLKPQESRHLELGFRSSFPGWYRLEAGLFSMEADDEIYYDSLRQENRNYEEKTRRRGLETALTLYPAPAWSLRLDMTWMQARFEKNDKVIPLVPERHAGWQISWEPVEVVGLYLAGRWFDSRYDGNDFANREKKLDAFHVWDMRARLHSSPLDLFVEVHNIFNEAYAMAAYSGASYPMPGRYLKAGVTFCF encoded by the coding sequence ATGAAAGGATGTCTGCTTTTTGTTGTGTCCGCCGCTTTGATTTTTGCCTGCCCTGTTTTTGCAGAAGCCCCCGCAGCTTTGCAGCTGGAAACCCTTGTGGTGACGGCGGGACGGGAGGATAAGGATGCGGAAAAACTGGCCCGGCCCGTGCGGGTGCTGGAGAAAGAAGACTTCAATCGCATACCCGGAGCCGGGTTGGTGGAGGTACTGGCACGGGAGGCGGGTCTTGTTCCCAGAGAAGGCGTGGGGAAATCCGGAGGGCTGGACATCCGGGGCATGGGAGATACTTTTTCCAGTAATGTGCTGGTGCTGGTGGACGATGTCCCTATGAATGCCAGGGATCTTTCCGGTGTGGATTTTTCTACCATAGCTCTGGAAGATGTGGAACGCATTGAAATAATCCGTGGCAGCGGTGCCGTACACTGGGGCAGCGGGGCCGTGGGGGGGGTAATCCGCATTATCACGAAAAAACCGTCGGAGCTTTCCGCCACCCTTTCCACGGAAACGGGCAGCTTCGGTCACAGAAAAAATCGCATCCAGACCTCCGGCAGTAGCGGAAAGTCAGCCTTTCGTCTGTATGGCGGACACCGGGAAACGAACGGATACCGGGAAAACAGTGCTTTTGATGCAAAGGATGCGGGGCTGGATTTGCAGTATAATCAGAAAGGCCCTTTTTCCTTTGGTCTGTCCGGCCATGTGTACGCAGACAGCTATGGTCTTCCCGGACCGGTGACTCAGGGCAGGTCCCGCAAAAGCGCATCCACGCCCTATGACGGTGGAGAAACCTTTGAAAAACGATTTACGGCACGGGCGGAAGGAAACTTTGATGCCATGGGAACCCTGAAGCTGCAGAGAAGCCTGCGCTACAGGGATCAAAAAATGGACATGACGGGCAGGCAGGTGGCAGACAGTGAAAGCGGCCCTCCGGTGGATACGGGGGTTACGGAAAAAACGGCCCGCATGGATTATCACTTGCCCCTTGAGCGTAATGGCCTTCACCACAGCCTGCATTTCGGTCTGGATCATCTGGAAAGCCATTATGTGCGTACGGATCCCGATGCCAATCTGGCCCGACGCTACAATGGAAGAATTGTGGAGTATGGTGTGTTTTCGGCTGCCGATCTGGGTCTGACGGAGTCTCTGCGTCTGTCTCTGGGAGGACGTCACCATGTTATGGATGCGGATTACCGTTATGACCGGATGAGTCCGGAAGGATGGCGGCAACACAGCTTGCGGAGTGAAACATGGGAAAAACAGGCCTGGGATGCGGGACTTGTCTATGAGATGAGGCCATGGTTGCATGTGTATACTTCTTTTGCCACCAGTTTCCGGGGGCCCAATGTGGATGAACTGGCTCAGGCTTCCGCGGACTTGAAACCTCAGGAAAGCCGTCACCTTGAGCTGGGTTTCCGTTCGTCTTTTCCGGGCTGGTATCGTCTGGAAGCGGGGCTGTTTTCCATGGAGGCTGATGATGAAATTTATTACGACAGTCTTCGGCAGGAAAACCGCAATTATGAAGAGAAAACCCGGAGGCGTGGTCTGGAAACGGCCCTGACGCTCTATCCGGCTCCTGCATGGAGCCTGCGGCTGGACATGACATGGATGCAGGCCCGTTTTGAAAAAAATGACAAGGTGATTCCCCTTGTGCCGGAGCGCCATGCAGGATGGCAGATTTCATGGGAACCCGTGGAAGTGGTGGGGCTCTATCTGGCTGGTCGCTGGTTTGACAGTCGCTATGACGGCAATGATTTTGCTAACCGGGAAAAGAAACTGGATGCCTTTCATGTGTGGGATATGCGGGCCCGTCTGCACAGCTCACCCCTGGATCTTTTTGTGGAAGTTCACAATATTTTCAATGAAGCCTATGCCATGGCAGCCTATTCCGGTGCGTCCTATCCCATGCCGGGAAGATACCTGAAAGCCGGGGTGACCTTTTGTTTCTGA
- a CDS encoding peroxiredoxin-like family protein encodes MKNNVLWIVCIGIIGMAGCTDRNHRMKEENMQRKPSPDVSAISVFDLNGKAVALDSLWQDRKVVLVFLRHYGULFARQQVAALMEIKEDLDSTGVALVSIGSGTPEDARHFMETFSYRGEMYLDPALGAYRSFDLKRSFWKTLGPSPLMRGLKAMKEGFRQGRSAGDLWQQGGLFVIGPGNSLLFEHVNGMAGDQADLHAVLRAASQP; translated from the coding sequence ATGAAAAATAACGTTCTATGGATTGTGTGCATTGGAATAATAGGAATGGCAGGCTGCACAGACCGCAATCATCGTATGAAAGAGGAAAACATGCAAAGAAAACCATCTCCTGATGTCTCAGCAATTTCTGTCTTTGATCTCAACGGGAAGGCTGTAGCGCTGGACTCTTTATGGCAGGACAGGAAAGTGGTTCTGGTATTCCTCCGTCACTATGGCTGACTCTTTGCGCGGCAGCAGGTGGCTGCCCTGATGGAAATCAAGGAGGATCTGGACAGCACGGGAGTGGCACTGGTCAGCATCGGCAGCGGAACCCCGGAGGATGCCCGGCACTTCATGGAAACATTTTCATATCGTGGGGAAATGTATCTGGATCCGGCACTGGGGGCATACCGGTCCTTTGATCTGAAACGCAGCTTCTGGAAGACTCTGGGGCCTTCTCCCCTGATGCGTGGGTTGAAAGCCATGAAAGAAGGATTCCGGCAAGGCCGCAGTGCCGGAGATCTCTGGCAGCAGGGGGGGCTTTTTGTAATCGGTCCCGGAAACAGCCTTCTGTTTGAACACGTCAACGGCATGGCAGGGGATCAGGCAGACCTCCATGCGGTTTTACGGGCAGCCTCCCAGCCTTAG
- a CDS encoding RNA polymerase sigma factor, whose protein sequence is MKNPFKEISNSPEPDLLLVQSCLHGDGKALERLVLRHQAWIYNIAFKMVMDHEDAKDITQEILIRMVTHLGRYEPAKAAFRTWLYRVAVNHVLNMKKKRFEVRIHDFDTYVGIIEAIPDDRSHSHPETALLAEELKTGCMMGMILCLKRPERLVFLLGGVFGVRDRLGAELMEISPEAFRKKLSRGRQKVSRHMQGVCGHVDASNPCRCTHKVKLLSDLGMLDPEHLHFHRPGGVRVRDLMGERVLRFEKSYYDPFLARFRDQPFYDSPDMAFWLNDILQKDDFLHLFHLKAW, encoded by the coding sequence GTGAAAAATCCATTTAAAGAGATCAGCAACAGCCCGGAGCCGGATCTGCTGCTGGTGCAGTCCTGTCTGCATGGGGATGGTAAAGCCCTTGAAAGACTCGTTTTACGCCATCAGGCATGGATTTATAATATTGCTTTTAAAATGGTGATGGACCATGAAGATGCAAAGGATATTACTCAAGAGATTCTCATCCGGATGGTGACCCACCTTGGCAGGTATGAACCGGCAAAGGCAGCTTTTCGTACCTGGCTTTATCGTGTGGCTGTAAACCACGTGCTGAACATGAAAAAAAAGAGATTTGAAGTGCGTATCCATGATTTTGATACCTATGTGGGGATCATTGAAGCAATACCCGACGACAGGTCCCATTCCCATCCGGAAACAGCTCTGCTGGCAGAAGAACTGAAAACCGGATGCATGATGGGCATGATCCTCTGTCTGAAACGCCCGGAGAGGCTGGTTTTTCTCCTCGGTGGTGTATTTGGAGTACGGGACAGGCTGGGTGCAGAGCTGATGGAGATTTCCCCTGAAGCCTTTCGTAAAAAACTTTCCAGAGGAAGGCAGAAGGTGAGCCGCCATATGCAGGGTGTCTGCGGTCATGTGGACGCATCCAATCCATGCCGCTGCACGCACAAGGTGAAGCTTTTGTCTGATTTGGGAATGCTGGATCCGGAACATCTGCACTTCCACAGACCCGGGGGAGTACGGGTGAGGGATCTTATGGGAGAGCGTGTGCTGCGTTTTGAGAAGTCCTATTATGATCCGTTTCTGGCCCGGTTTCGGGATCAGCCCTTTTATGATTCTCCTGATATGGCTTTTTGGTTGAACGATATTCTGCAAAAAGATGATTTTTTACATCTGTTCCATCTGAAGGCCTGGTGA
- a CDS encoding methyl-accepting chemotaxis protein, producing MLQKITIRQRMATILILASCMLAGMFWATFQTAYTARDMGILETGQVMFRDQKAKIYVATHSMALSLGTVAGEIKSPEERIRLFRAMIQDIRFEEDESGYYFIYEGTTNVALPTRPDLVGKDLGGAQDADGVYYVRALRDAASKGGDFVEYIFDKPGFGNQPKLAYSAPIPGTNMWIGTGVYIDNIAAEQARISGSIGQQVRNHLFAVASIAGLFALVFFAIAGFTTRDVVSSLQRTSGLLKDLASGEGDLTRRMPEERKDETGEMARWINRFIEQIHGIISRIRDNAERLRNASGSMHHESLSLADGVRTAASGTEALTDAAATMKNNMAGIASAMEQTSTNTSMVAAATEEMTATIDEIAKNAEKARQTTGNTVQRVQETSRKAKELGDISREVGQVTETISEISAQTNLLALNATIEAARAGEAGKGFAVVASEIKDLATQTAKATENIRSIINHALTLSLEVGEDVGHVTEDISAIDDIVNAIATAVEEQSVATREISGNVLQASKGIQEVNENMTSLHALVGDIYGDIDSVRSATADITATGDAVSTHAEEVAEMAETLETLVKRFRL from the coding sequence ATGCTGCAAAAGATTACCATACGCCAACGCATGGCTACCATTCTTATACTTGCAAGCTGCATGCTGGCAGGCATGTTCTGGGCAACCTTTCAAACGGCCTATACGGCAAGGGATATGGGAATCCTTGAAACCGGGCAGGTCATGTTCAGGGATCAGAAGGCCAAAATTTATGTTGCCACCCATTCCATGGCCCTGTCCCTTGGAACCGTTGCCGGAGAAATAAAAAGCCCCGAAGAACGCATCCGGCTTTTCCGAGCCATGATTCAGGATATCCGCTTTGAAGAAGATGAATCAGGTTATTATTTTATTTATGAGGGGACCACCAATGTGGCTCTGCCCACCCGCCCCGATCTTGTGGGAAAAGATCTGGGCGGTGCTCAGGATGCGGATGGGGTGTACTATGTAAGAGCCCTGAGGGATGCCGCATCAAAGGGTGGGGATTTTGTAGAATATATTTTTGACAAACCCGGCTTTGGCAATCAACCCAAATTAGCCTATTCCGCTCCCATTCCCGGCACAAATATGTGGATTGGCACCGGTGTCTATATTGATAACATTGCTGCGGAACAGGCAAGGATCAGCGGGAGCATCGGCCAGCAGGTCCGGAACCATCTCTTTGCCGTTGCCAGCATTGCAGGACTTTTTGCTCTCGTCTTCTTTGCCATTGCAGGCTTCACAACAAGGGATGTGGTTTCTTCCCTGCAACGGACATCCGGACTTCTTAAAGACCTTGCATCCGGAGAAGGCGATCTCACCCGACGAATGCCTGAAGAACGCAAGGATGAAACCGGTGAGATGGCCCGGTGGATCAACCGTTTTATCGAACAGATCCATGGGATCATATCCCGTATCCGGGATAATGCGGAACGCCTCCGCAATGCCTCCGGCTCCATGCACCATGAATCCCTGAGTCTTGCCGACGGGGTCCGTACCGCAGCCTCCGGTACGGAAGCCCTTACGGATGCAGCCGCTACCATGAAAAACAATATGGCAGGCATTGCCTCCGCCATGGAACAAACATCAACCAACACATCCATGGTTGCAGCGGCAACGGAAGAAATGACAGCCACCATCGATGAAATTGCTAAAAATGCGGAAAAAGCCCGTCAGACCACCGGAAATACCGTACAAAGGGTGCAGGAGACGTCCCGTAAGGCAAAGGAACTCGGAGATATTTCACGGGAGGTAGGCCAGGTAACGGAAACCATTTCTGAAATTTCTGCACAGACCAATCTGCTGGCCCTGAACGCCACCATAGAAGCGGCAAGGGCAGGAGAAGCGGGCAAGGGCTTTGCCGTTGTGGCCTCGGAAATCAAGGACCTGGCCACTCAGACAGCCAAGGCTACGGAAAATATCCGCAGCATCATCAATCATGCCCTGACCCTTTCACTGGAGGTAGGAGAGGATGTGGGGCATGTGACAGAAGACATCTCTGCCATCGATGATATCGTCAACGCCATTGCTACGGCCGTTGAGGAACAATCCGTTGCCACAAGGGAAATTTCCGGTAACGTGCTTCAGGCCTCCAAGGGCATTCAGGAAGTCAATGAAAACATGACCTCCCTCCATGCGCTGGTAGGAGACATATACGGTGACATTGATTCCGTTCGCAGTGCAACGGCCGATATCACGGCAACGGGCGATGCCGTCAGCACCCATGCGGAGGAAGTGGCCGAGATGGCAGAAACACTGGAAACACTGGTCAAACGTTTCCGACTCTAA
- a CDS encoding MlaA family lipoprotein, whose translation MRLFRAYPVIFFIVFFALAVPASAESYWDEDDDAFFSEIEAEYASAPGADIADPLERLNRGIFIVNDRLYFWVLKPTATGWQKVTPSPVRTGIRNAFRNLAAPVRVVNQLLQGKGKAATAETGKFFVNTIWGIGGLIDASRQLPSLQVPSEDFGQTLGHWGIGNGFYLVLPVLGPTTARDGVGLVGDFFLQPTTYTSGDARAWAGIKATEAVNATSFRIGDYEAIKDASLDPYTAIKNGYIQMRMKAVSE comes from the coding sequence ATGCGTCTTTTTCGTGCATACCCTGTCATTTTTTTTATCGTTTTTTTTGCATTGGCGGTTCCGGCTTCTGCGGAAAGTTACTGGGATGAAGATGATGATGCCTTTTTTTCTGAAATAGAGGCAGAATATGCATCCGCACCCGGTGCTGACATTGCCGATCCTCTGGAAAGACTCAACCGGGGAATATTCATTGTTAATGACCGACTCTACTTCTGGGTACTCAAACCCACCGCCACAGGATGGCAGAAGGTAACACCCTCCCCTGTCCGGACGGGTATCCGGAATGCCTTCCGTAATCTGGCGGCACCTGTCCGGGTGGTGAACCAGCTCCTTCAGGGGAAAGGTAAAGCGGCAACGGCAGAAACGGGTAAATTTTTTGTCAACACCATATGGGGCATCGGCGGTCTCATTGATGCTTCCCGGCAACTGCCATCCCTTCAGGTCCCTTCGGAGGATTTTGGGCAGACCCTCGGACACTGGGGAATTGGCAACGGATTCTATCTGGTGCTTCCTGTTCTTGGTCCCACCACCGCGAGGGATGGTGTGGGACTCGTGGGTGATTTCTTTCTCCAGCCGACCACCTATACCAGTGGTGACGCACGGGCCTGGGCTGGAATCAAGGCAACGGAGGCAGTCAACGCCACTTCCTTTCGCATAGGAGATTATGAAGCCATCAAAGATGCCTCCCTTGATCCCTATACAGCCATAAAAAACGGATATATCCAGATGCGTATGAAGGCGGTTTCCGAATAG
- a CDS encoding MlaC/ttg2D family ABC transporter substrate-binding protein, translating to MSVHRCLIVWLLAVFLLPMAASAGMGPMKTIQTRIDAAISLLKDPRYKDPDPDLAEKQHQELFEHVQDIFDFRTISMLATGRNWRRFTPEQQKEFADLFAKLLANTYISKVQENFRNEQVVYDEESIISEGRSEVRTRVLLSNSEVPVIYRLRHIQNEWRIYDVQIEGISLVQNYRSQFEEYLFRREPAELIQQMQGRITKLEKDRIQRRKEGKPLDPDAEEDMLKLL from the coding sequence ATGTCAGTCCATCGTTGTCTTATTGTTTGGCTGCTTGCTGTGTTCCTCCTGCCCATGGCAGCCTCTGCGGGAATGGGGCCCATGAAAACCATACAAACCCGCATTGACGCAGCCATTTCTCTTTTAAAAGATCCCAGATACAAAGATCCAGACCCCGATCTTGCTGAAAAACAGCACCAGGAACTATTTGAACATGTTCAGGATATCTTTGATTTCAGGACTATCTCCATGCTGGCAACAGGCCGTAACTGGCGGCGTTTCACACCAGAGCAGCAAAAGGAATTTGCGGATCTTTTTGCAAAACTTCTGGCCAATACCTATATCAGCAAAGTGCAGGAAAATTTCCGCAACGAGCAGGTTGTGTATGATGAAGAGTCCATTATCAGTGAGGGCCGCTCGGAAGTCCGCACCAGGGTACTGCTCAGTAACTCGGAAGTTCCTGTGATATACCGGCTGCGCCACATCCAGAATGAGTGGCGGATTTATGACGTGCAGATAGAAGGAATCAGCCTTGTGCAGAACTATCGCAGTCAGTTTGAGGAATATCTGTTCCGCAGGGAACCGGCAGAACTCATCCAGCAGATGCAGGGACGCATTACGAAACTGGAAAAAGACCGCATACAGAGACGTAAAGAAGGCAAGCCTCTGGATCCGGATGCCGAAGAAGATATGCTCAAACTTTTATAA
- the mlaD gene encoding outer membrane lipid asymmetry maintenance protein MlaD has protein sequence MKKITIETTIGLFVIAGILCTAYLTVRLGKMELIGSNYYTIEARFASVAGLTNGARVEIAGVQVGSVSRILLDPDRLVAVLHLKIQKNIPVSEDTIASVKTSGLIGDKYIRLSPGGSDILLSEGDTLFETESPLDIEDMIAKYVFGGI, from the coding sequence ATGAAAAAAATCACCATTGAAACCACCATCGGCCTTTTTGTCATAGCAGGGATTCTCTGCACAGCCTACCTAACCGTCAGGCTAGGCAAAATGGAGCTGATCGGCAGTAATTATTACACCATAGAAGCCCGTTTTGCTTCCGTTGCCGGTCTGACCAACGGAGCCAGAGTGGAGATCGCTGGTGTACAGGTTGGCAGCGTCAGCCGGATTTTACTGGATCCAGACCGGCTCGTGGCCGTACTGCACCTGAAAATTCAAAAAAACATCCCCGTTTCAGAAGACACCATAGCATCCGTAAAAACCTCCGGCCTCATCGGTGACAAATACATACGTCTGTCTCCTGGCGGATCCGATATTCTCCTGAGCGAAGGCGACACCCTCTTTGAAACCGAATCCCCCCTTGATATTGAAGACATGATTGCAAAATACGTATTCGGTGGAATTTAG